In a single window of the Candidatus Hydrogenedentota bacterium genome:
- a CDS encoding ABC transporter permease: protein MPRFISKNLLIIVMGAVCVVSAFILPYFPATQDTAKFFMPDNLQNVARRISAITVVSVGEVLVILTGGIDLSVGSIAALAQVVSGHAIKTWGWPVFPGMVLGVLTALACGVVNGLLVTKGRIPPFIVTLGMMLAARGAALGISKGFRYSGFPDSFKWLGGGPQWSIPFLVMMGTVAVFALILTYTRFGREVYATGGNLSGARLSGINVDRVRLGAYALCGTLAGFGGLMLASRSGVCDPTSAEGWELDAIAACVVGGASLIGGEGGAIGALLGALIIGVLVNICQLNGMKNEWQRGFIGVLIIVLVFVDNVRKRRAGKLKDG from the coding sequence ATGCCCCGTTTCATCTCCAAGAACCTGCTCATCATCGTGATGGGCGCGGTGTGCGTCGTATCGGCTTTTATTCTGCCGTATTTTCCCGCCACGCAGGACACCGCGAAGTTCTTCATGCCGGACAACCTGCAAAATGTCGCCCGACGGATCAGCGCGATAACGGTTGTGTCCGTTGGCGAGGTCCTCGTAATACTCACGGGTGGCATCGACCTCTCCGTTGGCAGCATCGCCGCCCTCGCGCAAGTGGTGTCCGGCCACGCCATCAAAACGTGGGGCTGGCCCGTCTTTCCCGGCATGGTTCTCGGCGTCCTCACCGCGCTCGCCTGCGGCGTCGTCAATGGCCTGCTCGTAACGAAGGGCCGCATCCCGCCGTTCATCGTGACGCTCGGAATGATGCTCGCGGCGCGCGGCGCGGCGCTCGGCATATCGAAAGGCTTCCGCTACTCCGGGTTTCCGGACTCATTCAAATGGCTCGGCGGCGGGCCACAGTGGTCGATCCCCTTTCTCGTCATGATGGGGACCGTTGCAGTCTTCGCCCTCATCCTCACCTACACCCGGTTCGGGAGGGAGGTTTATGCCACCGGCGGCAACCTATCCGGCGCGCGCCTCTCGGGTATCAACGTTGATCGGGTGCGCCTCGGCGCGTATGCCCTCTGCGGCACGCTCGCGGGGTTCGGCGGTCTGATGCTCGCCAGCCGCTCCGGCGTATGCGACCCGACTTCCGCCGAAGGCTGGGAACTCGACGCTATTGCCGCGTGTGTCGTCGGTGGGGCAAGCCTGATAGGAGGAGAGGGCGGCGCCATCGGCGCCCTGCTCGGCGCGCTGATCATCGGTGTGCTTGTGAACATCTGCCAGCTCAACGGCATGAAGAACGAATGGCAGCGCGGCTTCATCGGCGTCCTTATCATTGTGCTTGTTTTCGTTGACAATGTTCGAAAACGCCGCGCGGGTAAGTTGAAGGACGGGTAA
- a CDS encoding flagellar biosynthesis anti-sigma factor FlgM, giving the protein MVGVHGVGGVPEPAPERPVNVRDKRRDEAVASSSAETDDVLISSEAQAAAKLTALVALAKQSDVRQDRVDQAKQALEQGTYKHPDVVSELAQRISKFL; this is encoded by the coding sequence ATGGTTGGCGTACATGGAGTTGGCGGCGTTCCAGAGCCGGCACCAGAACGCCCCGTAAACGTCCGGGACAAACGGCGTGACGAGGCGGTGGCCTCGTCATCTGCCGAGACCGACGACGTCCTCATCAGTTCCGAAGCGCAGGCCGCCGCAAAGCTGACGGCACTCGTCGCGCTGGCGAAGCAGTCCGACGTCCGCCAAGATCGCGTCGATCAGGCCAAGCAGGCTCTCGAGCAGGGTACGTACAAGCACCCGGATGTCGTCTCCGAACTTGCCCAGCGCATCAGCAAGTTCCTATAA
- a CDS encoding ABC transporter ATP-binding protein, whose translation MSAIAFDNVSKWYGEVVALNKVNFTIGAGITGLLGPNGAGKSTVMNICTGQARPSQGDARVLGESAWCNYPLLRRIGLCPERENYYDDMTGFEFVYWLTRCTGMSAAAARKAALESLDRVGMTARMNDPIARYSRGMRQRVKLAQSFAHGPDVLFLDEPMTGLDPVGRSAIFELIRSLGKEGKTVIVSSHVLYEIENVTRTIVLINKGRVLAHGDVHEVRALIDAHPHSVTVRCGQPRKLASALVGHAHVVNVEFEEDGAGVTVYTRDANTFYDEVNTLLTDPAFAVESMHSPDDNLQAVFEYLVR comes from the coding sequence ATGAGCGCTATTGCGTTCGACAACGTCTCGAAGTGGTACGGCGAAGTCGTCGCGCTGAACAAGGTCAATTTCACCATCGGCGCGGGCATCACGGGCCTGCTTGGCCCGAACGGCGCGGGCAAATCGACCGTCATGAACATCTGCACCGGACAGGCCCGCCCGAGTCAGGGCGACGCCCGCGTGCTTGGCGAATCCGCTTGGTGCAATTACCCGTTGCTCCGGCGCATTGGGCTCTGTCCCGAACGCGAGAATTACTACGACGACATGACGGGGTTCGAGTTCGTCTATTGGCTCACGCGCTGCACCGGAATGAGCGCCGCCGCCGCGCGCAAGGCGGCGCTCGAGAGCCTCGATCGGGTCGGAATGACCGCACGCATGAACGATCCGATTGCGCGATATAGCCGCGGCATGCGCCAGCGCGTAAAGCTCGCGCAAAGTTTCGCACATGGACCTGACGTACTGTTCCTCGATGAACCCATGACCGGCCTCGACCCCGTCGGTCGCTCCGCGATTTTCGAGTTGATACGGTCGCTCGGCAAAGAGGGGAAGACCGTTATCGTATCGAGCCATGTGCTTTACGAGATTGAAAACGTCACGCGGACCATCGTTTTAATCAACAAGGGACGCGTACTTGCGCATGGCGATGTTCACGAAGTCCGCGCGCTCATCGACGCGCATCCCCATTCCGTTACCGTTCGCTGCGGCCAACCCCGCAAACTCGCGTCCGCGCTTGTAGGTCATGCGCATGTTGTAAACGTGGAATTCGAAGAGGACGGAGCCGGCGTAACCGTATACACCCGCGACGCAAACACATTCTACGACGAGGTCAACACCCTCCTCACCGACCCCGCCTTCGCCGTCGAAAGCATGCACTCCCCCGACGACAACCTCCAGGCGGTCTTCGAATACCTTGTTCGCTAA
- a CDS encoding FAD-binding protein codes for MTQTSIERFSKAAACEVRFDDLTRQLYATDASLYEIVPDAVSFPKSADEASRVVRAAGDAGLPVIPRGAGTGLSGGAIGNGVVVDFSRYNRNIEDLDVERRTVRVGAGVVLDQLNAFLKPHELCFGPDVATSARATLGGMIANNSSGAHVPVYGTTARHVCALELVLADGRVETIGPGYETLHELHRGVNEAIARKADAVRERFPDTLNKRWPGYGLDLYLRSESDLTKVLAGSEGTLAMIASAELSLNPLPKEKGLCLICVDTIPEAAHATLEILDLKPAAIELIDDVLWESTRGQLAFRATRELLGLDDAPCKAILIVEFYDDVDERIALLEKRDIGIRKIVVTSAREMEMIWALRKAGLSLLTGCKGSAKPVPGIEDVAVPPQRLPEYVNGLLAIFEKLGLDGSFYGHAASGLLHVRPVLDLHKAEDVARYRQVSDEVSALVRQVKGSISAEHGVGIGHTEYMPEHMGAEVMELTRTIKALFDPKNVFNPGKIVPGPQDYRIETNLRQGADRRIPVPFTPVLKFAAKDESFVANLEQCNGCGGCRKAAPTMCPTYVATGEEIMSTRGRANTIRAVLDQRLKEDQFASESLSLALGSCLSCKACTTECPSNVNMALLKAELLHARQRRDGVPLRDRMISNVDLLGRLGTLLPKLSNAAMRTRLVRTFAEGVFGFTAKRPLPPYAAFRFDRWFANRSRGGKATHGRVILWDDTFVRYHEPQIGIAAVTVLEAAGFDVELLGGRACCGRPAFSVGCLDTARANGERNIALLKGRTEPVVFLEPSCYSMFAEDYVELGIAGARDVGKRCHLFEQFVFDLLEKEPHALTFSSGYHWVAIHAHCHAKALTDTGVMPKLCERLPNATVTMLNTGCCGMAGAFGQMKSKYELSLQVAKPMVEQINNLTAGTEIVASGTSCRHQIDHLTDAKPVHMAELLAGALDRK; via the coding sequence ATGACGCAAACTTCCATCGAACGATTCTCCAAGGCCGCGGCGTGCGAGGTGCGCTTCGACGATTTGACCCGGCAGCTTTATGCGACGGATGCGTCGTTGTACGAAATCGTGCCCGATGCCGTGTCGTTTCCGAAGAGCGCGGACGAGGCTTCGCGCGTGGTGCGTGCAGCGGGCGACGCTGGGCTGCCGGTGATTCCGCGCGGCGCAGGAACGGGCTTGTCCGGCGGCGCCATCGGCAATGGCGTCGTGGTCGATTTTTCACGCTACAACCGGAATATCGAAGACCTGGACGTCGAGCGCAGAACGGTGCGTGTAGGCGCGGGCGTTGTGTTGGATCAGCTCAACGCGTTTTTGAAGCCGCATGAGTTGTGCTTTGGCCCGGACGTCGCGACGAGCGCGCGCGCGACGCTGGGCGGGATGATCGCCAATAACAGCAGCGGCGCGCACGTGCCGGTGTATGGAACAACGGCGAGGCACGTGTGCGCGCTCGAACTGGTGCTGGCCGACGGCCGCGTCGAAACGATTGGACCGGGATACGAGACACTGCACGAGTTGCATCGCGGAGTGAACGAGGCGATTGCGCGCAAGGCTGACGCGGTGCGCGAACGGTTTCCCGACACGCTCAACAAGCGGTGGCCCGGGTATGGGCTCGATCTGTATCTGCGGAGCGAATCCGATCTGACCAAGGTGCTCGCGGGAAGCGAGGGTACGCTTGCGATGATCGCATCCGCCGAACTGTCGCTGAACCCATTGCCGAAGGAGAAGGGGTTGTGTCTGATTTGCGTGGACACGATTCCCGAAGCGGCACACGCGACGTTGGAGATTCTGGACCTGAAGCCGGCGGCGATCGAACTCATCGACGACGTGTTGTGGGAGTCCACGCGCGGGCAACTCGCGTTCAGGGCGACGCGTGAATTGCTGGGGCTGGACGACGCACCGTGCAAGGCCATCCTGATTGTCGAATTCTATGATGACGTGGACGAACGCATTGCCCTGCTGGAGAAGCGCGACATTGGCATTCGCAAGATTGTCGTGACGTCAGCGCGCGAAATGGAGATGATATGGGCATTGCGCAAAGCAGGATTGTCGCTGTTAACCGGGTGCAAAGGATCGGCGAAGCCGGTGCCGGGTATTGAAGACGTGGCGGTACCGCCGCAGCGATTGCCGGAATACGTGAACGGACTGCTCGCGATTTTTGAGAAGCTGGGACTGGATGGGTCGTTTTACGGGCATGCCGCGTCGGGGCTGCTGCATGTTCGTCCGGTCTTGGATTTGCACAAGGCGGAGGACGTGGCACGGTACCGGCAGGTGTCGGACGAGGTGTCCGCGCTTGTGCGACAGGTGAAGGGGTCGATTTCCGCGGAGCACGGCGTTGGCATCGGCCACACCGAGTACATGCCGGAGCACATGGGCGCGGAGGTCATGGAACTCACGCGCACGATCAAGGCGCTCTTCGATCCGAAGAACGTATTTAATCCGGGAAAGATTGTGCCGGGGCCGCAGGACTACCGCATCGAAACGAACCTACGGCAGGGCGCAGACCGCAGGATTCCCGTGCCATTCACGCCGGTGCTCAAATTCGCGGCGAAAGACGAATCGTTTGTCGCCAATCTCGAACAATGCAATGGGTGCGGCGGCTGCCGGAAAGCAGCGCCCACGATGTGCCCGACGTACGTCGCGACGGGCGAGGAGATCATGTCCACGCGTGGGCGCGCGAATACGATTCGCGCAGTGCTTGATCAACGGCTGAAGGAAGACCAGTTCGCGTCGGAGTCATTGTCGCTGGCGCTGGGCAGTTGCCTGTCGTGCAAGGCATGTACGACCGAATGCCCGTCGAACGTGAACATGGCTCTGTTGAAGGCCGAGTTGCTGCACGCGCGGCAGCGGCGCGACGGGGTCCCTCTGCGCGATCGCATGATTAGCAACGTCGATCTGCTTGGAAGATTGGGGACGCTACTGCCGAAACTAAGTAATGCGGCGATGCGAACTCGACTCGTGAGGACCTTCGCGGAGGGCGTATTCGGATTTACGGCCAAACGTCCCCTCCCACCCTACGCCGCGTTTCGATTTGACCGTTGGTTCGCGAACCGTTCGCGCGGAGGCAAGGCGACGCACGGGCGTGTGATTTTGTGGGACGATACCTTCGTTCGATATCACGAGCCCCAAATTGGGATCGCCGCGGTCACCGTGCTGGAGGCGGCGGGCTTTGACGTCGAACTGCTCGGTGGCCGCGCGTGTTGCGGACGGCCAGCATTCAGCGTGGGGTGTCTGGATACGGCGCGGGCGAACGGGGAGCGAAACATCGCCTTGCTGAAGGGCCGCACGGAACCGGTCGTCTTCCTTGAACCATCGTGCTATTCGATGTTCGCGGAGGACTATGTTGAGCTGGGAATTGCAGGCGCGCGCGACGTTGGGAAGCGATGCCACTTGTTTGAGCAGTTTGTTTTCGATCTGCTCGAGAAGGAGCCGCACGCGCTTACATTCTCTTCCGGGTATCATTGGGTCGCGATTCATGCGCACTGCCACGCGAAGGCCCTGACGGATACCGGGGTGATGCCGAAGCTGTGCGAGAGACTGCCGAACGCGACGGTAACGATGTTAAATACCGGTTGCTGCGGAATGGCCGGCGCGTTCGGTCAGATGAAGTCGAAATACGAATTGTCGTTGCAGGTGGCGAAACCAATGGTGGAACAAATCAATAACCTGACCGCGGGTACGGAGATTGTCGCTTCGGGCACGAGTTGCCGGCACCAAATCGACCATTTGACCGACGCGAAACCGGTGCATATGGCGGAACTCTTGGCCGGGGCGCTGGATAGGAAGTAG
- a CDS encoding AarF/ABC1/UbiB kinase family protein codes for MMYSSLPKRVGNAVRLAEVVQILVKHGFADLVRRIGLHESIPARALRRMHLIDETADMPETIGARLRAALTELGPTFVKYGQILSTRPDLIGNQLCAELSQLQDRVEAQPFDVMRPIIEEELGGPVATRFSEFNETAVASASLSQVYRARTHSGREVAVKVQRPGVRAKIVSDVNLLFGIAEWIKEHVKEFAWMDPVGMIDEFERSILRELDFTIEARVIQRFRSIYTGDDRIFIPKVEMDLSGPRVLTMDWIDGVRVDALNKYAERNCDPREVAIIGCHASFSQVFEHHIFHADPHPGNFLVTRNNQIAFLDYGMVGHLERADVHAMADLLRAVFDEDAVRCATALLAFTKGGDVEDPTAFVHEIAAYLAFEAQAIVGRADVGRALERVTQILRRHRLQLAPRFSMLLKAMATIESTARVLDPDIDVTPIMRPYVEKIIASRFSPQQLAHEGQETMSTLLRIGRQLPSDIHDLIRQARKGKFKVQLDHEGLDHLAHVTDRASNRIAFSVIAGSLIVGSSLLLATNFGARSLGYTGFSIAGVLGVMLLISILRSKNY; via the coding sequence ATGATGTATTCGAGTCTGCCCAAACGCGTCGGCAACGCCGTCCGGCTCGCCGAGGTCGTCCAGATACTCGTGAAACACGGGTTCGCCGATCTCGTCCGGCGGATTGGCCTGCACGAAAGCATCCCGGCGCGGGCGCTGCGCAGGATGCACCTGATAGACGAAACCGCCGACATGCCTGAGACGATCGGCGCGCGGCTTCGGGCGGCACTCACCGAGTTGGGGCCCACTTTCGTGAAGTACGGACAAATCCTCAGCACGCGCCCTGACCTAATCGGCAACCAACTCTGCGCGGAATTGAGCCAACTTCAAGACCGTGTCGAGGCCCAACCGTTCGACGTCATGCGCCCGATCATCGAGGAGGAACTCGGCGGTCCCGTCGCCACGCGCTTTTCGGAGTTTAATGAAACCGCCGTCGCCTCCGCTTCGCTCAGCCAGGTATACCGTGCGCGCACGCATTCCGGACGCGAGGTCGCGGTTAAAGTGCAGCGCCCCGGCGTCCGTGCGAAGATTGTCTCCGACGTCAACCTCCTCTTTGGCATTGCCGAGTGGATCAAGGAACACGTTAAAGAGTTCGCATGGATGGACCCCGTCGGGATGATCGACGAGTTCGAACGTTCGATTCTCCGCGAATTGGATTTCACGATCGAGGCCCGCGTAATCCAACGCTTCCGCTCCATCTACACCGGAGACGACCGAATATTCATACCAAAGGTCGAAATGGACCTGTCAGGGCCGCGCGTACTCACCATGGACTGGATTGACGGCGTGCGCGTGGACGCCCTCAATAAGTACGCCGAGCGTAACTGTGACCCGCGCGAAGTGGCGATCATCGGGTGTCACGCGTCGTTCAGTCAGGTGTTCGAACACCACATCTTTCACGCCGATCCCCACCCCGGCAACTTCCTTGTTACGCGAAATAACCAAATAGCTTTTCTCGATTACGGCATGGTGGGCCACCTCGAACGCGCCGACGTGCACGCCATGGCGGACCTCTTGCGCGCCGTGTTCGATGAGGACGCCGTGCGCTGCGCGACCGCGCTGCTTGCGTTCACCAAGGGCGGCGACGTCGAAGACCCCACGGCGTTTGTGCACGAGATCGCCGCGTACCTCGCGTTCGAAGCACAGGCCATTGTCGGCCGGGCCGACGTCGGCCGCGCGCTCGAGCGCGTCACGCAAATCCTCCGCCGGCACCGCCTGCAACTCGCGCCGCGTTTCTCGATGCTGCTGAAGGCGATGGCCACCATCGAATCCACTGCGCGCGTGCTCGACCCCGATATCGACGTGACCCCCATCATGCGCCCATACGTGGAAAAGATCATCGCGAGCCGGTTCTCGCCCCAGCAACTCGCGCACGAAGGGCAAGAAACGATGTCCACCTTGTTGCGCATCGGGCGCCAATTGCCCTCGGACATTCACGATCTCATCCGCCAGGCACGCAAAGGCAAGTTCAAAGTCCAGCTTGACCACGAAGGCCTCGATCACCTCGCGCACGTCACCGATCGCGCCAGCAATCGGATCGCCTTCAGCGTCATCGCCGGGTCCCTCATCGTCGGGTCGAGCCTCCTCCTGGCGACCAACTTCGGCGCCCGCTCTCTTGGCTACACCGGATTCAGTATCGCCGGCGTGCTCGGCGTGATGCTGTTGATTTCCATCCTGCGGTCGAAGAACTATTGA
- the ispE gene encoding 4-(cytidine 5'-diphospho)-2-C-methyl-D-erythritol kinase translates to MIHARSYAKINLYLDVLRKRADRFHDIETVFQSVSLCDELSITPTAGALSLTCTNSQLDCGATNLVLRAAIALRERTGCKAGAKMVLNKRIPIAAGLAGGSGNAAAALFALSELWGLKLPHGQLAEIGLTLGSDVPYCLRGSTVAATGRGEVMRPLKSLVDVWFVLVHPDLHVSTRDVYSSPLLKKNREKPVDGFTPSFRRALQRLEVRNFPGALFNRMEEPVFAMHPQLADIKRALLGAGCTAAIMSGSGPTMFGLCASQVQARNVAANLAPLRTTVATTVPHGVELSL, encoded by the coding sequence ATGATCCACGCGCGATCCTACGCCAAAATAAATCTCTACCTCGACGTCCTGCGCAAGCGCGCGGATAGATTCCACGATATCGAGACCGTATTCCAATCCGTCAGCCTGTGCGACGAACTCTCTATTACACCGACCGCCGGCGCACTTTCGTTAACCTGCACGAATTCCCAGCTCGATTGCGGCGCCACAAATCTGGTTCTGCGCGCGGCGATCGCGCTGCGCGAACGCACCGGCTGCAAGGCCGGCGCGAAGATGGTCCTCAATAAACGCATTCCCATTGCCGCCGGCCTTGCGGGCGGGTCCGGTAACGCCGCCGCCGCGCTCTTCGCCCTGAGCGAACTGTGGGGCCTTAAACTCCCGCACGGACAACTCGCCGAAATCGGCCTCACCCTCGGGTCCGACGTTCCCTACTGCCTTCGCGGCAGCACCGTTGCCGCAACGGGCCGCGGCGAAGTCATGCGCCCGCTCAAATCGCTCGTTGACGTCTGGTTCGTTCTCGTTCACCCCGACCTGCACGTCAGCACGCGGGATGTCTACTCGAGCCCACTCCTGAAAAAGAACCGCGAAAAACCCGTCGATGGATTTACACCGTCGTTTCGCCGGGCCCTGCAACGGTTGGAGGTGCGCAATTTCCCCGGTGCTTTGTTCAACCGGATGGAAGAACCCGTGTTCGCCATGCACCCCCAACTCGCGGACATCAAACGCGCGCTGCTCGGCGCGGGTTGCACCGCGGCCATTATGAGCGGCAGCGGTCCGACCATGTTCGGGTTGTGCGCGTCACAGGTGCAGGCACGTAACGTCGCCGCAAACCTCGCGCCGCTACGGACCACCGTCGCGACAACGGTGCCGCATGGTGTCGAATTGTCCCTCTAA
- a CDS encoding HDOD domain-containing protein — translation MTPSTGSTQPDPRKTARPPQKSGAVKGLDAVTRRRIGELLVDAGLVDMNQLNEGLNIQQQRGTKIVETLITLGYLTAEAFVQFLAKQPGIASIDLSKYEIPRELISLIPREMAVKHELFPIDKLGKLLTVGMVCPLDSATVKQIESTTGLRVKPLLCAPNDIRAAIERYYPAPIAEAAEPPKPVEPAENVKGLATSLRLSNVATMIRQIDSLPALPETVRRVQDATLDPMSSIRDVADIIVMDPPIAAKVLSVANSAAYGFAQRVDEVSLAVSLLGLRETYSIVLSAAVVNVFEKTRTLDYRQFWLDAMCCAGATRIVTKAAGRKHIPGVFSGGLLHDIGRLALSEAVPDLYTKVQKDLQGADLMTAEESAIGLSHTEAGYVLADHWGLPIDIVEPIRFHHKPELATGAKEATAIVAIAEVMARTPGDNVEAWRAAIQSLEGPMRELGMDVENAEAMFQEYHNLRESCLREPMF, via the coding sequence ATGACGCCATCGACAGGTAGCACGCAGCCCGATCCGCGCAAGACCGCGCGCCCGCCGCAGAAATCGGGGGCCGTTAAAGGCCTTGACGCGGTCACGCGCCGGCGAATCGGCGAATTGCTGGTCGATGCCGGCCTCGTCGACATGAACCAGCTCAACGAAGGCCTCAACATCCAGCAGCAGCGCGGTACCAAAATCGTCGAGACGCTGATTACCCTCGGCTACCTCACCGCCGAAGCGTTCGTGCAATTCCTCGCCAAACAGCCCGGCATCGCGAGCATCGATCTTTCCAAGTACGAGATTCCGCGCGAACTCATCTCGCTTATTCCGCGCGAAATGGCGGTCAAGCACGAGCTCTTTCCAATCGATAAACTGGGCAAGCTCCTCACTGTGGGCATGGTATGCCCGCTCGACTCCGCGACCGTCAAGCAAATCGAGTCCACCACCGGCCTGCGCGTGAAGCCACTCCTGTGCGCGCCGAACGACATTCGCGCCGCGATTGAACGTTACTATCCCGCCCCGATTGCCGAGGCGGCGGAGCCTCCAAAGCCCGTCGAGCCCGCGGAGAACGTCAAGGGCCTCGCCACGTCGCTGCGTCTGTCCAACGTCGCCACAATGATCCGGCAAATCGATTCGCTGCCGGCGCTACCGGAAACCGTTCGCCGCGTGCAGGATGCCACTCTCGATCCCATGAGTTCGATCCGTGACGTCGCGGACATCATCGTCATGGACCCGCCCATCGCAGCAAAGGTGCTCAGCGTCGCAAACTCCGCCGCGTACGGGTTCGCCCAGCGCGTGGACGAAGTGTCGCTCGCAGTCTCCCTGCTCGGCCTGCGCGAAACTTACTCGATCGTCCTATCCGCCGCCGTCGTCAACGTCTTCGAGAAGACGCGCACGCTCGATTACCGCCAATTCTGGTTGGACGCCATGTGCTGCGCGGGCGCCACCCGCATCGTCACCAAGGCCGCCGGCCGCAAGCACATCCCCGGAGTCTTCAGCGGCGGTCTACTGCACGACATCGGACGTCTCGCACTGTCCGAAGCGGTACCGGATTTGTACACAAAAGTGCAGAAAGACCTGCAGGGCGCCGACCTTATGACCGCGGAAGAATCGGCGATCGGATTGTCGCACACCGAAGCCGGCTACGTGCTCGCCGACCACTGGGGACTGCCCATCGACATTGTCGAGCCTATTCGGTTCCACCACAAGCCCGAACTCGCGACCGGCGCAAAGGAAGCAACCGCGATCGTCGCCATTGCCGAAGTCATGGCGCGCACCCCAGGCGATAACGTGGAAGCCTGGCGCGCTGCAATCCAATCGCTCGAAGGCCCCATGCGCGAACTCGGAATGGATGTCGAAAACGCCGAGGCCATGTTCCAGGAGTACCACAACCTCCGCGAATCCTGCCTCCGCGAACCCATGTTTTAG